One stretch of Planococcus sp. PAMC 21323 DNA includes these proteins:
- a CDS encoding lactonase family protein, translated as MATSYLLTGSYASKIEKGIKLWEFEESDGKLTELTSIGDIERPSFIAVHPNKTSFIATSEVGSGELVSYWVHPTTKKIRETNRQSSNGDHPAHATIDETGNWLLSVTYSGATINVHPLLSDGAIGELAFSIKHEGSGPNKERQDAAHPHSIIQMPGKNLFLVSDLGTDTIATYKLDPDKGKLTLQYTAQTEAGAGPRHVSFHPTKPFVYSVNELNSTLMVYKISHEGQLEFLQLLPLVPDSYEGENTSAEISVSSDGKFVYASNRGHDSIASFAVQENGTLENLGLAGSGGEGPRHFSLMPGNGWLIVANENSHTLTVLKMGNAGTPCTVESIIQTTAPVCVKVI; from the coding sequence ATGGCAACGAGTTATTTACTGACAGGATCGTATGCATCCAAAATAGAGAAAGGTATTAAACTCTGGGAATTTGAAGAAAGCGATGGGAAGTTAACAGAGTTAACAAGTATTGGAGATATTGAACGTCCTTCGTTTATCGCTGTTCATCCAAACAAAACGAGCTTTATTGCTACAAGTGAAGTGGGGAGTGGTGAGCTTGTTAGCTATTGGGTTCACCCAACTACTAAAAAAATTAGGGAAACCAACCGACAATCTTCGAATGGCGATCACCCAGCTCATGCGACTATCGATGAAACAGGAAACTGGCTATTATCAGTTACTTATTCAGGAGCAACGATTAATGTCCATCCACTCCTTTCAGACGGAGCAATTGGAGAGCTAGCGTTCTCTATAAAACACGAAGGCTCTGGACCAAATAAAGAGCGACAAGATGCGGCTCATCCCCATTCTATTATACAAATGCCGGGTAAAAACTTATTCTTAGTATCCGATTTAGGAACCGATACAATCGCTACTTATAAGTTAGATCCCGATAAAGGAAAATTAACACTTCAATATACTGCTCAAACAGAAGCGGGAGCAGGGCCGCGACATGTAAGTTTTCATCCGACAAAGCCTTTTGTTTACTCAGTAAATGAATTGAACTCGACATTAATGGTTTACAAAATAAGCCATGAAGGGCAATTAGAGTTTCTTCAATTATTGCCTTTAGTGCCAGACAGTTACGAAGGAGAAAATACGAGTGCAGAAATTTCAGTATCAAGCGATGGTAAATTTGTTTATGCATCTAATCGGGGGCATGACAGTATTGCTTCTTTCGCAGTTCAAGAGAATGGGACTCTGGAAAACTTGGGATTAGCAGGATCCGGAGGAGAAGGTCCAAGGCATTTTTCTTTAATGCCAGGAAACGGCTGGTTAATAGTAGCAAATGAAAATTCTCATACACTTACCGTCTTGAAAATGGGAAATGCAGGTACCCCGTGCACAGTAGAAAGTATTATTCAAACAACGGCTCCCGTTTGCGTAAAAGTAATTTAA
- a CDS encoding glycogen synthase: MKIVMAAAECAPFAKAGGLADVLGALPKELSRLGHEITVIIPKYSLIADQYTSEFVQKESIEMPFKGQQKTFRVFEYAQTGVNYLFMEYDDYFKRDQIYGQSDDAERYAFFNRAVLEIVQQRKLQPDVIHVHDWHAAATLFLLKEDSRYESIKATKTVLTIHNLQFQGKYSKKTFLENFEMDERYYDEGLVEWKGNFNSLKTGIFYADKVTTVSPTYRDEILTDFYGEKLNSFLQEKEQDLIGILNGIDLEVYNPASDLSIAREFDVMSMEGKQVNKREIQLKAGLPERGDVPLLTMISRLSGQKGIDILQEMLPDLLSNEDVQFVLLGSGEEQYEMFFKELDIDFPGQVSINIGFDEGFAHLLYAGADIFLMPSHFEPCGLSQLISMRYGTVPVANKTGGLKDTVIEYDENQKSGNGFLSDFSKDKSFDSALQRCLTFYQQSDHWEAIKKNGMTGDYSWSRSAAEYAELYERLI; encoded by the coding sequence ATGAAGATTGTAATGGCAGCAGCAGAATGTGCACCTTTTGCAAAAGCTGGAGGGTTAGCTGATGTATTAGGAGCATTACCGAAAGAACTCAGCAGATTAGGCCATGAAATTACGGTTATTATACCTAAATATAGTTTGATAGCTGATCAATATACGTCAGAATTTGTTCAAAAAGAGTCTATTGAGATGCCTTTTAAAGGACAACAAAAAACATTTCGAGTTTTTGAATATGCACAAACTGGTGTCAACTATCTCTTTATGGAATATGATGATTATTTTAAACGAGATCAAATTTATGGCCAGTCGGATGATGCGGAACGGTATGCCTTTTTTAACAGAGCGGTACTTGAAATCGTTCAGCAGCGAAAACTACAACCAGATGTAATACATGTTCATGATTGGCATGCGGCGGCTACCTTATTTTTATTGAAAGAAGATTCACGATATGAATCTATTAAAGCAACTAAAACTGTTTTAACCATTCATAATCTGCAATTCCAAGGAAAGTATTCGAAAAAAACATTTCTCGAAAACTTTGAAATGGATGAACGTTATTACGACGAAGGTCTTGTGGAGTGGAAGGGCAATTTTAATTCATTAAAGACAGGTATTTTTTATGCGGATAAAGTTACGACTGTGAGCCCTACGTACCGAGATGAAATCTTAACCGATTTTTATGGTGAGAAATTGAATAGCTTTTTACAAGAAAAAGAACAAGATCTGATTGGGATTTTAAATGGAATCGATTTAGAAGTTTATAATCCTGCTTCAGATTTATCCATTGCACGGGAATTTGACGTGATGAGCATGGAAGGAAAGCAAGTGAACAAACGTGAAATTCAGTTGAAAGCGGGGCTGCCAGAGCGAGGGGATGTCCCGTTATTGACGATGATTTCAAGATTGTCAGGACAAAAAGGTATTGATATTTTACAGGAAATGCTTCCAGACTTACTATCAAATGAAGACGTTCAATTCGTTTTATTAGGATCTGGAGAAGAACAGTATGAAATGTTTTTCAAAGAACTAGACATTGATTTTCCAGGGCAAGTTTCAATTAATATAGGCTTTGATGAAGGATTTGCACATTTATTGTACGCGGGAGCGGATATCTTTCTAATGCCTTCTCATTTTGAACCGTGTGGGCTCAGTCAACTAATTTCGATGCGATATGGAACGGTTCCTGTAGCCAATAAAACAGGGGGATTAAAAGATACAGTCATAGAATACGATGAAAATCAGAAGTCTGGAAATGGATTTTTAAGTGATTTTTCCAAAGACAAGTCATTTGATAGTGCTTTACAGCGATGCCTGACTTTTTACCAACAGTCTGATCACTGGGAAGCAATCAAGAAAAACGGCATGACAGGTGATTATTCGTGGTCACGTTCTGCGGCAGAATACGCTGAACTTTATGAACGGCTAATTTAA
- a CDS encoding sugar phosphate nucleotidyltransferase — translation MNLLAVVDASIKKEGLQDITMQRTVSSVPFAGRYRLIDFVLSNLVNSDVNTVGVFPSYPLASLLDHIGVGKSWDLDRRKNGLYFLPVTQRDGGISSVGAFAGLEEHLQFFTKSNQPYVVVTNSFVVTQLDFKDMLEKHIESGADFTEAVSKGVQLKTYILAKDLLVELLQTYLEKQVVSVEDVVNLKKSPYTFNEYEYEGYYAVIDSIQGYLEASLDLLNEEKREQLFLEGRPIFTKVKDEPPTRYVSGSHVERALIANGSTIVGTVKDSLISRGVYIKKGARLESCIIMQKSTIEENCDLSYVIADKDVYIGEGVVLHGTSERPIVLRKGASVTKEDL, via the coding sequence ATGAATTTACTTGCAGTAGTAGATGCTTCTATAAAAAAAGAAGGGTTGCAAGATATAACAATGCAACGAACTGTTTCGTCTGTTCCTTTTGCTGGACGTTATCGGTTAATCGATTTTGTATTATCAAATTTAGTTAATTCAGATGTTAATACGGTTGGTGTCTTCCCATCCTACCCGCTTGCTTCTTTATTAGATCATATTGGTGTAGGTAAGAGCTGGGATTTAGACAGAAGAAAGAATGGATTATATTTTCTTCCGGTTACACAGCGAGATGGAGGAATATCGAGTGTAGGAGCATTTGCTGGATTAGAAGAACATCTACAATTTTTTACAAAAAGCAATCAACCCTACGTGGTAGTCACGAATAGCTTTGTTGTTACCCAATTAGACTTTAAAGACATGCTGGAAAAGCATATCGAGTCCGGAGCAGACTTCACAGAAGCTGTTAGCAAAGGTGTGCAATTAAAAACTTATATTTTGGCTAAAGATTTGTTGGTCGAATTACTTCAAACCTATTTAGAGAAACAAGTGGTAAGCGTTGAAGACGTTGTTAACTTAAAGAAAAGCCCATATACATTTAATGAGTATGAATACGAAGGTTACTATGCGGTTATCGATTCTATTCAAGGCTACTTAGAGGCTTCATTGGATTTATTAAATGAAGAAAAAAGAGAGCAATTGTTTCTCGAAGGTCGACCAATTTTCACGAAAGTGAAAGATGAGCCGCCAACACGCTATGTCAGTGGTTCACATGTCGAGCGTGCATTAATTGCGAACGGTAGCACAATTGTGGGGACAGTAAAGGATAGTCTCATTAGTCGAGGAGTTTATATAAAAAAAGGTGCACGTTTAGAAAGTTGTATCATCATGCAAAAAAGTACGATTGAAGAAAATTGCGATTTATCCTATGTTATTGCTGACAAAGATGTATACATTGGCGAAGGGGTAGTATTACATGGAACTTCTGAGCGACCGATTGTTTTACGCAAAGGGGCGAGTGTTACGAAGGAGGATTTATGA
- a CDS encoding SDR family oxidoreductase, with amino-acid sequence MADYEFDNTDLTNYKAGGVLVGKVAIVTGASSGIGQAVAIAYAKEGARVIIGYLGDDEGAQKTIDLIEGYGGEAKALSGDLGKSENCDALVQFTLAEFGQVDIVVNNAGYQYPQTSPLDITDEQLLKTFEIKAFAMFYLTRAALPHLKKGSRIINTASINAYRGHSDLIDYSGANGAMVAMTRSLARRLVREEIAVNGIAPGPIWTPLITKTFGDLNPNVGDDFGEDVPAGRPGQPYELVKAYVFLADPQNSYMTGQFLHMNGGDYMST; translated from the coding sequence ATGGCAGATTACGAATTTGATAATACCGATTTAACAAACTATAAAGCGGGTGGCGTGTTAGTCGGCAAAGTGGCAATTGTCACTGGTGCTAGTAGTGGTATCGGTCAAGCTGTAGCAATTGCGTATGCTAAGGAAGGTGCGAGAGTGATTATTGGGTATCTTGGAGATGACGAAGGTGCCCAAAAAACCATTGATTTGATCGAGGGTTATGGTGGCGAGGCAAAAGCGTTAAGTGGTGATTTAGGTAAATCAGAGAATTGTGACGCACTCGTTCAATTCACGTTAGCTGAATTCGGCCAAGTAGATATCGTCGTTAATAACGCCGGGTACCAATATCCGCAAACCTCACCACTCGATATTACAGACGAGCAGCTTTTAAAAACATTTGAGATCAAGGCATTCGCCATGTTTTATTTAACGCGAGCGGCACTTCCTCATTTGAAAAAAGGATCTCGAATTATTAATACGGCATCCATTAATGCTTATCGTGGGCATTCAGATTTGATTGATTACTCCGGAGCGAATGGTGCGATGGTAGCGATGACTCGCTCGTTGGCACGTCGATTAGTACGAGAGGAAATTGCGGTGAACGGCATTGCGCCGGGCCCAATTTGGACACCACTCATTACTAAAACTTTTGGAGATTTAAATCCAAATGTAGGAGATGACTTTGGTGAAGATGTACCAGCAGGGCGTCCTGGTCAACCATACGAACTCGTAAAAGCATATGTATTTTTAGCAGATCCGCAAAATTCATATATGACGGGACAATTTCTGCATATGAACGGTGGAGACTATATGTCTACTTGA
- the glgB gene encoding 1,4-alpha-glucan branching protein GlgB, producing MNQSTVQLTQKELEAFHTGQMKDAYRYFGAHTIGDQTSFTLWVPQVTKVSVACIEPGSLSEEIFQMEQHPLDETIWQVQVPRKLTGYAYEYILETPNSDILRKSDPYARSSEKRPKTKSIVAGASKHTWSKAVLNQKKIQNKNHFEKPMAIYELHIGTWKRNAQGDFLSYRELATKLIPYVLEMGFTHIEILPITEHPLDESWGYQTTGYFAPTSRYGTSDDLKYFIAQCAENKIGLILDWIPGHFCVDEHALARFNGNYLYESELEERRMNPDWGTLNFDVTKGEVVSFLLSSSHYWLEEFKFDGFRMDALICLLFVPNIEERQPNQQGTDFLQKLTNNLKEFHPHVLLIAEDAWNYPKVTHDVADGGIGFHYKWNFGWMRDTLDYMEVQPSKRSEVHGKMNFSLMYQYEERYLLALSHDEVVNGEASLLNKLPGTLDDRFSQLRLLLGFWIAHPGKKLLFMGQEFGHFEEWEFKPELDWASLETENHKKMANFTKELLGFYKTEKAFFELDDHPDGFSWIDADNHQQSVAAFIRRGHMEEDECIVVCNFSERNYENFKLGVPKLTDYEKIFTTSNENRKVVVKALADSSDDLPYSIQMDLPAFTMNIWKKRMGVKKNE from the coding sequence ATGAATCAATCAACAGTCCAGCTTACTCAAAAAGAGTTAGAGGCTTTCCATACTGGACAGATGAAAGACGCATATCGTTATTTTGGTGCGCATACAATAGGAGATCAAACAAGTTTCACTTTATGGGTTCCACAAGTGACAAAAGTATCGGTAGCTTGTATAGAACCGGGCAGTTTAAGCGAAGAGATATTCCAAATGGAGCAGCATCCTCTTGATGAGACAATTTGGCAGGTGCAAGTTCCGCGAAAGCTTACTGGATACGCCTATGAGTACATCCTCGAAACACCAAACAGTGACATTTTACGGAAATCGGATCCTTATGCTCGATCGAGTGAGAAAAGACCAAAAACTAAATCGATTGTAGCAGGAGCTTCCAAACATACGTGGTCAAAAGCTGTGTTAAACCAAAAGAAAATCCAAAACAAAAATCATTTTGAAAAACCAATGGCTATTTATGAATTGCATATCGGAACATGGAAGCGCAATGCCCAAGGAGATTTTTTGAGTTATCGTGAATTGGCAACTAAACTGATTCCTTACGTTCTGGAGATGGGTTTTACTCATATCGAAATTTTGCCGATAACAGAACACCCACTAGATGAATCCTGGGGTTATCAAACCACAGGGTATTTTGCTCCAACTAGTCGCTATGGGACCAGCGATGATTTGAAATACTTTATCGCACAATGTGCGGAAAATAAAATCGGTTTAATATTAGATTGGATTCCAGGGCATTTTTGTGTCGATGAACATGCTTTAGCACGATTTAATGGGAATTATTTATACGAAAGCGAGTTAGAGGAACGACGTATGAATCCCGATTGGGGCACTTTAAATTTTGACGTGACAAAAGGAGAAGTCGTTAGCTTTCTGTTATCGAGTAGTCATTATTGGCTAGAAGAATTTAAATTTGATGGCTTCCGGATGGATGCGCTGATTTGTTTATTATTCGTTCCGAACATAGAAGAAAGACAACCCAATCAGCAAGGAACTGATTTTCTGCAAAAATTAACGAATAACTTAAAGGAATTTCATCCCCATGTGTTATTAATTGCTGAAGATGCCTGGAACTATCCGAAAGTGACACACGATGTTGCAGATGGAGGAATCGGGTTTCATTATAAGTGGAATTTTGGATGGATGCGGGACACGCTGGACTATATGGAAGTACAGCCTTCAAAGCGCTCTGAAGTACACGGTAAAATGAACTTTTCTCTCATGTATCAATATGAAGAACGATACCTTCTAGCACTTTCACATGACGAAGTAGTGAATGGTGAAGCTTCTTTATTAAATAAGCTTCCTGGCACACTCGACGACCGATTTTCACAACTGAGGTTACTGCTAGGTTTCTGGATCGCTCATCCAGGTAAAAAACTGCTGTTTATGGGGCAGGAATTTGGTCATTTCGAAGAATGGGAATTTAAACCTGAGTTGGATTGGGCATCATTAGAAACCGAGAATCATAAAAAAATGGCGAATTTCACAAAAGAGTTATTGGGTTTTTATAAAACAGAAAAGGCCTTTTTTGAATTAGACGATCATCCGGACGGCTTTTCATGGATCGATGCAGATAATCATCAGCAAAGCGTGGCTGCATTTATCCGAAGAGGGCATATGGAAGAGGACGAATGCATCGTCGTTTGCAATTTTTCAGAGCGTAATTATGAAAATTTTAAGTTAGGGGTTCCAAAACTTACAGATTATGAAAAGATCTTCACCACAAGTAATGAAAATAGAAAAGTTGTCGTTAAGGCGTTAGCCGATTCAAGCGACGATTTACCTTATTCTATTCAAATGGATTTGCCTGCATTTACGATGAATATATGGAAAAAAAGAATGGGAGTGAAGAAAAATGAATAA
- a CDS encoding glucose-1-phosphate adenylyltransferase, with translation MNNKVVAMLLAGGQGSRLKSLTHTIAKPALPFGGKYRIIDFPLSNCTNSGINTVGVLTQYQPHVLHAYIGLGTPWDLDRRNGGVTMLPPYAEIDGNKWYAGTASAIYQNITFLQSCDPEYVLILSGDHIYKMDYEVLVDYHKEHEADVTISVLEVPWEEASRFGVINVDDKMTVLEFDEKPENPKSNLASMGVYVFTWKKLKEYLEADNVNEESSHDFGKDILPSMMEKGEKMIAYPFKGYWKDVGTVDSFWEANMDLLDLNSGLNLHDSGWRIYSSNPQLPPQVINKTGNVQSSMVNEGCVISGEVTKSIIFQKVVIGEGASISESVIMSGVIINKGAKLHKVIVPPEFEVPEGFEIFDQQDEVVLLTDEEIEKWKERGKR, from the coding sequence ATGAATAATAAAGTAGTTGCTATGCTTTTAGCGGGCGGACAAGGAAGTCGATTAAAATCATTAACACATACAATAGCTAAACCGGCACTTCCATTTGGTGGGAAATATCGAATTATTGATTTTCCTTTATCCAATTGCACCAATTCAGGAATTAATACGGTTGGCGTTCTGACACAATATCAGCCACATGTTCTGCATGCCTATATTGGACTTGGTACACCGTGGGATTTGGATCGTCGTAATGGAGGAGTAACCATGTTGCCGCCTTATGCCGAAATTGATGGCAACAAATGGTATGCAGGTACCGCAAGCGCAATTTATCAAAACATCACTTTTCTTCAGTCGTGCGATCCAGAATACGTATTAATTTTATCGGGAGATCATATTTACAAAATGGATTATGAAGTATTAGTGGATTATCACAAAGAACATGAGGCAGATGTAACTATTTCTGTGCTAGAAGTGCCATGGGAAGAAGCAAGTCGATTCGGAGTCATTAATGTTGATGACAAGATGACAGTGCTGGAATTCGACGAGAAACCAGAAAATCCAAAAAGCAACTTGGCTTCCATGGGAGTTTACGTGTTTACCTGGAAAAAACTAAAAGAATATTTGGAAGCTGATAATGTGAATGAAGAATCATCTCATGACTTTGGTAAAGACATTCTTCCGTCCATGATGGAAAAAGGTGAAAAAATGATTGCCTATCCATTTAAAGGATATTGGAAAGATGTGGGAACTGTTGATAGCTTTTGGGAAGCGAATATGGATTTGCTTGACTTAAATTCCGGCTTAAATTTACATGATTCCGGCTGGCGTATTTATTCTTCGAATCCTCAACTTCCGCCGCAAGTTATCAATAAAACAGGAAACGTTCAGTCTTCTATGGTAAACGAAGGTTGTGTGATCTCAGGAGAAGTCACAAAATCAATTATATTCCAAAAAGTTGTAATAGGTGAAGGAGCTTCCATCTCGGAAAGTGTCATCATGAGCGGAGTAATTATAAACAAAGGTGCCAAACTTCATAAAGTAATTGTGCCACCCGAATTTGAAGTGCCAGAAGGATTTGAGATCTTCGATCAGCAGGACGAAGTGGTTCTCTTAACAGATGAAGAAATAGAAAAATGGAAGGAGCGTGGCAAACGATGA
- the glgP gene encoding glycogen/starch/alpha-glucan family phosphorylase — protein MFSSKEEFKKSFTNRIESKGPEKSLELAHETLWEMTSEWVQESWKRTNQLYEENQDKQLYYISIEFLIGRVLGQNLMNLNFYNLVKEGLDELGLELSEIEEFEIEPGLGNGGLGRLAACFMDSLASLELPGHGYGLRYRGGLFTQHFVEGNQTEQPTKWIKDKNNIDTRREDLAVNIPYYGEVQIVMGLDGMRTKVENPEWVKAVPYDIPIVGANGGTVNTLRLWQAEVSDRPLPTHRDYAVYERETANITDRLYPDDSLETGKILRLKQQYLLCSASLQNIISNHKNSLDQLPANIAIQINDTHPALAVPELMRILIDDFALDWEKAWDITTRTISYTNHTILEEAMEKWDGHLIQSLLPRIYLIIEEIDRRFNESLENQGKDDETLRKLSIIENGVIKMAVLAVVGSYKVNGVAKLHTEILKKREMKELNEQFPNKFHNKTNGITHRRWLIKANQELSGLITETIGSKWVKEPERLSELHYYSQNQTFLQDFQAIKNLKKEQLIHHLQRDQNIIVDPSSIFDIHIKRFHGYKRQLMNILHIQMLYDRIKQDSTYRPYPRTFFFGGKAAPSYHFAKQVIKMINTVAKKVNNDPLVRQHLHIVFVENYNVTQAEYLIPAADVSEQISTASKEASGTGNMKFMMNGALTIGTFDGANVEIFEQVGQENAFVFGMRAEQVMEYEKNQSYNPKEIIESDLEIGKLMEELIKGDWTEGKANADFIVGQLVHDRDPYFVLKDLPSYTRAHEQILDAYANPVKWAEMGVKNIAASGIFSSDRTIQQYSDDVWHLTKVPSLY, from the coding sequence ATGTTTTCTTCCAAAGAAGAGTTCAAGAAAAGTTTTACGAATCGCATAGAATCTAAAGGACCAGAAAAAAGTCTGGAACTTGCTCATGAAACTTTATGGGAAATGACAAGCGAGTGGGTTCAAGAAAGTTGGAAACGTACCAACCAATTATATGAAGAAAATCAAGACAAACAACTGTATTATATTTCGATTGAATTTTTAATTGGGCGAGTGCTGGGGCAAAACCTTATGAACTTGAACTTTTACAATTTGGTCAAAGAAGGACTTGATGAACTAGGACTCGAGCTTTCTGAAATAGAAGAATTTGAAATCGAACCAGGTTTGGGAAATGGTGGATTGGGAAGATTAGCGGCCTGTTTTATGGATTCTCTTGCCTCCTTGGAATTACCTGGGCATGGCTATGGTTTACGTTATAGAGGCGGTTTATTTACCCAACATTTTGTAGAAGGTAATCAGACAGAACAACCTACAAAATGGATTAAGGATAAGAATAATATCGATACGCGTAGAGAGGATCTGGCAGTGAACATTCCTTATTATGGAGAAGTTCAAATAGTCATGGGTCTTGATGGAATGCGCACAAAAGTAGAAAATCCTGAATGGGTCAAAGCTGTACCGTATGATATACCAATTGTCGGAGCAAATGGTGGTACGGTAAATACACTTCGGTTATGGCAAGCAGAAGTTTCAGATCGTCCACTCCCTACTCATAGAGATTATGCAGTTTATGAACGTGAGACGGCCAATATTACCGATCGGCTTTATCCTGACGATTCTCTAGAGACGGGGAAAATCCTGCGTTTAAAACAGCAGTATTTACTTTGTAGTGCTTCTCTTCAAAATATTATAAGCAATCATAAAAACTCTTTAGATCAATTGCCGGCCAATATTGCGATTCAAATAAATGATACGCATCCAGCTTTAGCTGTTCCAGAATTAATGCGTATCTTAATTGATGATTTTGCTTTAGATTGGGAAAAAGCATGGGACATTACAACGCGCACTATTTCTTATACAAATCATACAATTTTGGAAGAGGCGATGGAAAAATGGGACGGTCATTTAATTCAATCGTTATTGCCAAGAATTTATTTAATCATTGAAGAAATTGATCGCCGTTTTAACGAAAGCTTAGAGAATCAAGGGAAAGACGATGAAACTCTTCGGAAATTGTCTATCATCGAAAATGGAGTTATTAAGATGGCGGTATTGGCGGTAGTGGGAAGTTATAAAGTAAACGGTGTAGCCAAATTGCATACAGAAATTTTGAAAAAACGTGAAATGAAGGAATTGAACGAGCAGTTTCCAAACAAATTTCACAACAAAACGAACGGAATTACGCACCGAAGATGGTTGATTAAAGCTAATCAAGAGTTGTCCGGGTTGATCACAGAGACAATTGGTTCGAAGTGGGTTAAAGAGCCTGAGCGCTTGAGTGAACTGCATTATTACTCTCAAAATCAAACGTTTCTTCAAGATTTCCAAGCTATTAAAAACTTGAAAAAAGAGCAGTTAATTCATCATCTTCAGCGAGATCAAAATATTATTGTCGATCCATCTTCAATTTTTGATATTCACATTAAACGATTCCACGGCTATAAACGACAATTGATGAACATTTTGCATATTCAAATGCTATACGACCGAATTAAACAAGATTCTACTTATCGACCATATCCACGAACTTTCTTTTTTGGAGGTAAAGCCGCGCCAAGTTATCACTTTGCAAAACAAGTGATTAAAATGATCAATACAGTAGCGAAAAAAGTGAATAATGATCCTTTAGTGAGACAGCATCTGCACATTGTATTTGTTGAAAATTACAATGTCACACAAGCGGAATATTTAATACCTGCGGCTGACGTGAGTGAACAAATTTCAACTGCTTCCAAAGAGGCTTCAGGTACTGGAAATATGAAATTTATGATGAATGGTGCACTGACAATTGGTACATTTGATGGAGCAAATGTTGAGATATTTGAACAAGTTGGCCAAGAAAATGCATTTGTCTTCGGAATGCGTGCAGAACAGGTGATGGAATATGAGAAAAATCAATCTTATAATCCAAAAGAAATCATTGAATCGGATTTGGAAATTGGAAAGTTAATGGAAGAACTGATTAAAGGAGATTGGACAGAAGGAAAAGCGAATGCTGACTTTATTGTGGGACAGTTGGTACATGATCGAGATCCTTATTTTGTGTTAAAAGATCTTCCGAGTTATACACGAGCACATGAGCAAATTTTAGATGCTTACGCAAATCCGGTTAAGTGGGCAGAAATGGGCGTTAAAAACATTGCTGCTTCCGGTATTTTCTCTAGTGACCGGACCATCCAGCAATATTCAGACGATGTTTGGCATTTAACGAAAGTTCCTAGTTTGTATTAG
- a CDS encoding shikimate kinase, with protein MRNFGLSIREKSIVCIGFMGVGKTTVGKLLAQKLYRNFVDIDAEIEKEFDMPIPQIFELYGEQVFRDKERELIVKYSKQPLNIISVGGGAFLQKEIQDICMTNCIVLFFDISWESWKDRIHILTDNRPLLKGRSLEDIKALFLERQNSYSLNHSKFQIDNFKADEAADYLADALKLSWEIHAPQPK; from the coding sequence ATGAGAAACTTCGGTTTATCTATCCGTGAAAAAAGCATTGTGTGCATTGGCTTTATGGGGGTTGGGAAAACTACTGTCGGAAAGTTACTAGCCCAAAAACTCTATCGGAATTTTGTCGATATCGATGCTGAAATCGAGAAAGAGTTTGATATGCCAATCCCACAAATATTCGAGCTCTATGGCGAACAGGTTTTCCGCGACAAAGAGAGAGAATTGATTGTGAAATACAGTAAACAACCACTCAACATCATTTCTGTTGGAGGTGGTGCCTTTTTACAAAAAGAAATTCAAGACATTTGTATGACCAATTGCATCGTCTTATTTTTCGATATTTCATGGGAATCCTGGAAAGACCGAATCCACATTCTCACGGACAACCGTCCCTTGTTAAAAGGACGTTCTCTTGAAGATATTAAAGCGTTATTTCTTGAACGGCAAAATAGTTATTCACTAAATCACTCTAAATTCCAAATCGATAACTTTAAAGCCGATGAAGCCGCCGATTATTTGGCAGATGCGTTGAAACTGTCTTGGGAAATTCACGCACCTCAACCAAAGTAA
- a CDS encoding SCO family protein, with the protein MRNYKNLLLAVLVSIFLGACSPSIEDPLNWEIEDFSFTNQNNEEFGSADLEGKVWLADFVFTNCTTVCLPMMANMTGLQEQLKEQGLDVQIVSFSVDPVFDKPEVLKSYAENYGADLSTWNLLTGYTPQEIDDFAMDNFRTLARKPENDDQVIHGTYFYLVNQEGVIMKSYEGLNPPVEDILADAEILLTEE; encoded by the coding sequence TTGCGAAATTATAAAAATCTTTTATTAGCTGTATTAGTCAGTATTTTTTTGGGTGCATGTAGCCCAAGTATTGAAGATCCGCTTAATTGGGAAATTGAAGATTTCTCTTTTACAAATCAAAATAATGAAGAATTTGGCTCGGCCGATTTAGAAGGAAAAGTATGGCTTGCCGATTTCGTCTTTACGAACTGCACTACCGTCTGCTTGCCAATGATGGCGAATATGACGGGTTTGCAAGAACAATTAAAAGAACAAGGACTAGATGTTCAAATTGTTTCATTTAGTGTGGATCCTGTGTTTGATAAACCCGAAGTTCTCAAATCCTATGCTGAAAATTACGGTGCAGATTTATCGACTTGGAACTTGCTCACAGGTTATACTCCACAAGAAATTGATGATTTTGCGATGGATAATTTTCGTACTTTAGCTAGAAAGCCTGAAAATGACGATCAAGTTATTCATGGTACTTATTTTTACTTAGTCAACCAAGAAGGGGTCATCATGAAATCTTACGAAGGGCTGAATCCACCGGTAGAAGATATTCTAGCGGATGCGGAAATTTTACTGACGGAGGAATAA